The following are encoded in a window of Bordetella genomosp. 10 genomic DNA:
- a CDS encoding Bug family tripartite tricarboxylate transporter substrate binding protein yields MKRRIAFALAGIALCLGLGRTAAAADSFPSKPVTIIVGVAPGGSLDALARLLATELGKVTNNTFVVENVTGAGGLLGFQRLTRSPADGYTLMFSNQSMVLIPLLYPKAGLDIVKDTTAIGTVANVPMVLSVSNQSGIQDLPSMLKGMRSGALKLYFGSGGPGTTAHLAEALFLQMAGVKAELIQYRGSGPAITDLMGGTIQAVLDQTVTMLPLHKGKQVKAIAVASKERLPQMPDVPTFAEGGVPQFDLQIWNGLVGPKGMPKDVVAKLADAVSKAVQTPAFRERIDTLAARVPSPEERNPAAFTNTLRRDQKQFADLARKIGLEPR; encoded by the coding sequence ATGAAACGACGCATCGCATTCGCACTGGCCGGCATCGCCCTGTGCCTGGGCCTGGGCCGGACGGCCGCGGCCGCCGACAGTTTTCCGTCCAAGCCCGTCACCATCATCGTTGGCGTGGCGCCGGGCGGCAGCCTGGACGCGCTGGCCCGGCTGCTGGCCACCGAGCTGGGCAAGGTGACGAACAACACCTTCGTGGTGGAGAACGTCACCGGCGCGGGCGGCCTGCTCGGCTTCCAGCGGCTGACCCGCTCGCCGGCCGACGGCTACACGCTGATGTTCAGCAACCAGTCCATGGTGCTGATTCCCTTGCTGTATCCCAAGGCCGGCCTGGACATCGTGAAGGACACGACGGCGATCGGCACGGTCGCCAACGTCCCCATGGTGCTCAGCGTGAGCAACCAGAGCGGCATCCAGGACCTGCCTTCCATGTTGAAGGGCATGCGCAGCGGCGCGCTGAAGCTGTATTTCGGCTCGGGCGGCCCCGGCACGACCGCCCATCTGGCCGAGGCGCTGTTCCTGCAGATGGCCGGTGTGAAGGCCGAGCTGATCCAGTACCGTGGGTCGGGTCCGGCCATCACCGATTTGATGGGCGGCACCATCCAGGCGGTGCTCGACCAGACGGTCACCATGCTGCCCCTGCATAAAGGCAAGCAGGTCAAGGCCATCGCGGTGGCATCCAAGGAGCGCCTGCCGCAGATGCCGGACGTGCCGACCTTCGCCGAGGGCGGGGTGCCGCAGTTCGACCTGCAGATATGGAATGGGCTGGTCGGTCCCAAGGGGATGCCCAAGGACGTGGTGGCCAAGCTGGCCGACGCGGTGTCCAAGGCGGTCCAGACGCCCGCCTTCCGCGAGCGTATCGATACACTGGCCGCGCGGGTCCCGTCGCCGGAGGAGCGCAATCCCGCGGCCTTCACGAACACCTTGAGGCGCGACCAGAAGCAGTTCGCCGACCTGGCCAGGAAGATCGGCCTGGAACCCCGTTGA